The Juglans regia cultivar Chandler chromosome 6, Walnut 2.0, whole genome shotgun sequence genome contains the following window.
ACGCCAGATCATCTGAGTAGATACAGCAGAAATATTGAATCCcgaataaaacttctttttaCATGGTAAAGTAATGATGTAGGCAAAAAAGTTACGCACCTTTAGCTTCTTAGCATCCATTCCAGATGCAACCTCACAAAGAATGAAATTAGAATGGCTGGGATATGGATTGAGAAATGGCACTTccttaagaaaattataaagccTCAACCTTTCTTGTACCAAAGCATCTTTCACTTTCTGGTAGAGATTGTTAATTCATATTAGATATGTGGCATTGACTGGAAGTAATAACagtctctctctcacaaataTCAATAACTGATGATATATATGGGCAATACAAATAAGTTAGATAGGAAATAACCTCAAGATATGAGGGATTCTGCAAAGCTGCACAAGCAGAAACTTCAGCAGCAACCGAAACATTATAAGGTTGCTTTGCTCTCCAAAGATACTCAATAATACTCAATGGAAATGCTCCATATCCCACACGAAGTCCAGCTAAACCTGCATCAGTTGTTTATTTGCAATTTAAGGTTCTGATCATTTCACATTAAGGACAGAGGAAGGACGTTTCTAAAAGGAACTaatataaatttctaatgacaaataaaaaaaatttagaattggaGCCATTAAAGCTGAAGTTTGTGGCATCGGAGTGTTGCAAGACAGTTATCTTTGATTAAACTAAACCAGTAAGAAAGCATATGGCACAAGAGTATTTGTGAGTTTTGGTTCATGTGCTATTGCATATGTCGATGGACTCATCCATAGTGATTAGCCTTCCCCATATCCATTGGACGAAGCACAATAACGGGTATCTCATCAACACAAAATTTCCTTTGTTCTACATTTTGCTTTAGGGTTGTAAAATTCCCTGgcataacttatttatatagaaaGAATCCCAGGGCACTGGAACACAAGTTTGGACCTTATTGCTAGGAAAGTGGAAAAAGGAGTTTTGCTTTGTCGATATTTCATGATAAATGTAATACAATTTTAACGGGGGGATGGGTTGTCTGAAACCTCCATTCTCTAAATGCTAGCATAGAGCATATACCAACCGATTTTAACAGTCCACAAAATAGAAAGTAATATGCAACGCCCAAGGAAGGCCCAACCACATCTAGGCCTATACTTGAAAAgtactagtcaatgatacaattggagtccatTGGAACCATtctaaagagcaagaacttctcatttagAAAGTAAAAGATCTTGTAATTTCAATAAGGATTGATGCTCCCACAATAGAACCATATGAGGTGACATGCAAGTTCCCAAATTATTAACTCTAAAGAAAAGGCACTAAAAAtatacatcttttttttttctttttcatagtGCTACAGCAGAACTAACAATATTCACCTACCAGCCCTTTTGCTAAATGTTCGAAGAACAATTAAATTTTCGTGCTTTTTCACCCATTTCATCTTTGACTCAATTCCTGAAAACTCAATGTATGCTTCATCCAGCACAACCAATATGGGAAGCTCAAGGATTTTCATGAGAACTTCGTCATCAATTATACTGCATACAGTAGGTAGCTTGGAAATATAATGTCAGAGTAGAAACTACATGACTAGAAAATAATCCAGAGTTCAAGAATTCACATATATTGTGCAGACTTATTAGATCAGCATAACCACACCAGACCAAAGATAGTCAAAATCCTGAAACTCAAAGAGGACACCTCAATTAACCTCTTTCTCCAGCCAACTGAGACCTCATGTATTCTACAATCAGGCCCTCTGTGCAATTTGTTCTAGGGGTAAATAATAGAAGACACTTTAAATTGAAGTCAAGCACCAAAACAATGTCAGAATCTTAAGTTAAGAAGACTTAAGAGATTTAAAGAGTGATTTATTCTCCCTAAAGTAGACATGTTTACTAAATGTAACAATATACACAGACATTATAAGAATAGACCATCTAGCCATGTATTAGAACCCAAAATATGAACAGATCTTTGACTTTTCATATGTCTTCAAGAGGTGATGAAGTGATCTTCTCTAAATTTGGTAGACTGCCCACTACGGGACAGTAAGGGAGGGGCAAGTTAAAGATCTCAAGCCAATTATGTATGCcaaaaatacatgaagaaaagGGAATTGAGGGGTACCTCCCATCTGGATTGTTGGGAGATGTTAAAAATATGCATTTGGGTTTCTCCCGTTCAACAACATctgttatttgttctacattcaaGCTAAAATCTGCCTTCCTTGGAACTGCAGAATGACATAAAATTCCAGGAGGTTATGCACATACAATGTGACATGCAAATGAAAAGCAAAGCAGGCAGTGAAAAGCAGAGCAGGCAGAGAAATGACATGTTTAGGAACTCTATGTTGGTGAGGAACACAAGAATTTACATTAATGAAAGAATGAATTAGAGACTGCAAAGACTGTAGAAGAAACTATGAGAAAGTACTAAATTTATCTGTACCTTTTATTACAAATGCACCATTTACTGCAGCATCAAATTCATACATTGTAAAGGTTGGAGGGCAGTCCACTATCTTGTCACCAGGATCAAGCACACATCTGCAGGATATGGAGAATATCAAGAAAATTTGCAGAAGATTACTAACTGTTTGTTACTGAAGTTAGGGAGATAGACAATAAGGGCATGTTTATTTGGAAACATTACAacacacaaaaattaatttctaacctCATAATCAAATCAATGAGCTCATCCGCCCCACATCCAACAAGAATATACTCAGATTCAAGTTTTGAATCTTGGGCAAGGGCAGCACGCAAACGGCGGCTTTCAGGGTCTGGATAGACGTATGGAAACTTCATCGAGGCCAAAGCTTCAAAAACCTATAAACATGAATTTCTATTTAGGATAGCAAAGGGTGTCAACACTCAGAATGTGCCTGCAATAAACACACTCTTTTTTTACTTCAAATCTTTAAACACTAAAtaatatctcattaaaatctttAACCAAATCAAATAACTTGGttttttaatactacatagaaATTATAATGGTCTATATGACTTGCCTCTGGGGGAGGACCATAGGGGTTTTCATTTGCATctaatttgatgatatcctCAGGCTTCCTTCCAAGACGAGATGATAATACCTGTACCAAATAAACCCTTTCATTTATCCAGATATCAAATAACTAATTAACATGGATTTACAGTGAGTTGCGTAAGAAGTGATACAAATCATTCTCAACTTGAAATCATTCTCAGCATTGATCAACCCAATCACAAAGAGAAAAAAGCACAatatgaaattgattttcatattcttttcatttatgaaaAGTAAACAAACAAGAACTGTCAACAAAACTGATTATATAGAAACCAGTTGGCTTAAAGGAAAATGTAGAGAACATGCAGTAAGATCCTTTTCAATTAAGTTATCAATGAGCCAGATAATACAGAAATCTGGCAGTGGAttataaacaaacatataacTAAACTGGGTGATGACAGGGTTAAGGCCATAGGATTAAGGTGGGCTGCCATAGTCAAATTTCAGTAGTTGTCAAAAACGGGTTTGTGAGAATACTTCATGAAGTTTGAGCATCTGGTAAAGCTTATGATGGTCAAAGATCACCAAAGGTTCATTTGAGCTTAATGAAAGCACCTTAATTAGTAGGGCTGcataatgatttctttttgcTTCAAGGTTAGTCCCACCATCACTTTGTAAGTTTATTACTTGGCCTACTTAGGTAAGCCTTTCTTATGAAAAAATGGTTCACCTAAGTAGGTCAAgtgataaatttacaaattttaaatggTAGACCATTAAAGTAGAATATATGGTAGAATGTCAAGTACTGACTTCAACCCTCCGCAACTCagtaataaaaagaaagtaaaatcaATCCAAAGTACATGAAAAGAGATAACCAAGATGGACAAGACTCATTCAAGAATGCAAATGACAATCTTGCAGGGAAATTTTGAGGAACTCACTCAAGTATACAAAACGCAAGCCACTACACATAAACCACACTCTTCCTATCCTCACTTAGATGAAACACACcgattaaggcctcgtttgttttcacaaccattctcatctcatctcatctcatctcatctgatcaatacaactttttcaaattttcacacaaaataaaataaaaaattcaacttttcaaatctcacaacaaaaataatattaaaaaaatatattctaacaatattttttataggtaaacggtagttttaataaggatagacatagcccaagtacacaagaagtatattctaacaatattttattcaacttttaacttttatctcaactcatctcatctcatctgcaaaaacaaacaagccataaacctcaaaatgcacagcttctttcctttccttcctcATTTCCAGCCGTTAATACCGTTACCCTCACCAGTGACAATCTCCTCCCCTTCAAGACCTTGCCCCCAAGGCACATAGTGGCAGAAGCCCTCCCCATTAAAGAACGTTGCCCACAATGTGGGGATAGAGGCGCTACGTAGCTTCCACAGAGACTCCCAAGAGATGTCTTCCAATGGTGCCCCCAACAATTTGATGAGGACCATAGGAGAAGCATGGTTGTCCACCTTTATCATTCTTCTCTAAAGGATGGCCTCAGGTTCAAGATGGATGCTCCCTCATTGTCTAAAGGTGGTAGTGTAGGCAGAGAAGTAATTTGTTCACTCAGTTTCTTCTTCAAACAAGACACATGAAGGATGAATTTTGGAACTAGCGGGTAGGTTAAGCTTGTATGCCACTATACCTATCCTTGCAACCACTTGAAAAGGGCCATAATATCTTGGAGATAATTTCAAACTATGGTGCATTGCTACTGTTTTTTTGTCTGTAAGGTTGCAATCTCAAGAACACCCAGTCACCCATTTCAAAAGGACCTCTTAGTCCTTTTTCTATCTGCAAACATCTTCATCCCGTGTTGAGACTTATACAAATTCTCCTTTAAAATGAACAACAAATGTTCTCTAGATCTCAACTGCTGGTCTACAGCAGCATTGGCAGTGATGCCAAGGCTATAGTTTAGTAACTTGGGAGGAGGATAGCCATATAGAGCCTCAAATGGGAGACTCCAATGGATGAATGGTTGGCAGTGTTATAACACCACTCTGCCATTGGTAACCAACTGCTCCATTCTCTTGGTTTGCATAACACCTTAGGTAGCCCTCCAAGCAATTATTCAAAGCCTCAGTCTGGCCATCGGATTGAGGATGATATGCTGAACTAAAAGCCAAAGTAGTTCCCTGCATGTGAAAAAGttccttccaaaaggaactAGTGAATACTGGATCCCTATCCAAGACAATGGTCTTGGGCATACCATGGAGCTTAAAAACTCCAGAGAAGAAAACTTGGGCTACCTTGCTTGCTATGTAAAGGTGAGCAACAGGGAAAAAATGAGCAAACTTGTTCAATCTGTCTACAACTGAGAAAATCACACTTGGCCTATTTAACAGTGGAAAACCCTCAATAAAATCCATTGAAGGAGAGTTAGAAACAGGCAAGGGCTTCAGCAACCCTGATGGATGaatagtcttatatttattaatctGAGATTTTGACATATGTCACATTCCCTCACCATTTTCTTGATATCCCTGTGCATTCCTTCCCAAAAAAAGTCCATCTTAGCTCTTTGCAGTGTCTTATGATAGCCCACATGCCCTGCTTGTGGGTTATGATGGATATAGTGCAAGATCTTATTCTTAAAAGGTGACATGGGAACCACCGCCAACTTCCCTTTCCCAAGCAGCAAGCCTTGTTGCAGAGAATGTTCCTTACGAACTCCCCCCGCCAGCTAAAGCTGAGATACAATGCTATGTATCTTATTGGAAAGTACATAGCTTTGATTGAGCTCCTTTATCCAAACTGGTGTAGGAAAGGATATCAGGCTAATGTGGCTGTCTCATCTTCCATTTTTCTAAACAAGGCATTTGCTACCTTGTTGTCCCTTCCCCTCTTATACTCAATTCTGAAATCATAGCCCATGAGCTTTGAAATCTATTTATGTTGTGCTTTAGTGCCTACCTTCTGCTCTAACAAGTATTTTAGTGCCTGTTAGtcaattttaactttaaaaatctGACCCAACAGGTAGGGCCTCCACTTGCCCACTGCAAACACCAATACCAACAATTCCTTCTCATATGTAGATAGGAGTAATGCTTTTCCTTTCAAAGCCTAGCTGAAAAAAGGCTATTGGTTGGCCTTCTTGCAAAAGAACAGCCCCTAACCCCACTCTAGATGCATCACATTCACATAAATTCCTTAGAAAAATCAGGCAGCCTCAACATAGGAGACTAAGTAATAGCCTGATTCAACTGGAGGAAGAACTCGGTAGCTTCTTTAGACCAcataaaagattttttcttcaataacatTGTCAACGGGACTGCAATTGAACCATAGGGTCTAATGAACTTCCTATAGTAACCTGTGAGGCCCATGAAACCTCTAAAAGACTTCAATGTGTTAGGAATTGGCAACTCCAATATCGAAGAAATCTTTGTTGGATCTGCCATGACACCACTCCTAGAAATAATATGGCTCAACTAGTCTACTTCAGTCACCCCAAACCTACATTTGGACTTCTTAGCATATAGGCTATGCTGTTTCAGAATTGCTAGCATTGACCTCAGATGTTGTAAATG
Protein-coding sequences here:
- the LOC108983187 gene encoding histidinol-phosphate aminotransferase, chloroplastic isoform X2, producing the protein MVLSSRLGRKPEDIIKLDANENPYGPPPEVFEALASMKFPYVYPDPESRRLRAALAQDSKLESEYILVGCGADELIDLIMRCVLDPGDKIVDCPPTFTMYEFDAAVNGAFVIKVPRKADFSLNVEQITDVVEREKPKCIFLTSPNNPDGSIIDDEVLMKILELPILVVLDEAYIEFSGIESKMKWVKKHENLIVLRTFSKRAGLAGLRVGYGAFPLSIIEYLWRAKQPYNVSVAAEVSACAALQNPSYLEKVKDALVQERLRLYNFLKEVPFLNPYPSHSNFILCEVASGMDAKKLKEDLAKMGVMIRHYNNKELKGYVRMSVGKPEHTDALMNCLRLLS
- the LOC108983187 gene encoding histidinol-phosphate aminotransferase, chloroplastic isoform X3 — protein: MKFPYVYPDPESRRLRAALAQDSKLESEYILVGCGADELIDLIMRCVLDPGDKIVDCPPTFTMYEFDAAVNGAFVIKVPRKADFSLNVEQITDVVEREKPKCIFLTSPNNPDGSIIDDEVLMKILELPILVVLDEAYIEFSGIESKMKWVKKHENLIVLRTFSKRAGLAGLRVGYGAFPLSIIEYLWRAKQPYNVSVAAEVSACAALQNPSYLEKVKDALVQERLRLYNFLKEVPFLNPYPSHSNFILCEVASGMDAKKLKEDLAKMGVMIRHYNNKELKGYVRMSVGKPEHTDALMNCLRLLS
- the LOC108983187 gene encoding histidinol-phosphate aminotransferase, chloroplastic isoform X1, whose translation is MGAIDIYNASSLCLIKRYTGSEQFVAPQLHRPICSIEGKRTRVCAMTSTVPSVQHVDEGQQRFTGDSFIRPHLRKLSPYQPILPFEVLSSRLGRKPEDIIKLDANENPYGPPPEVFEALASMKFPYVYPDPESRRLRAALAQDSKLESEYILVGCGADELIDLIMRCVLDPGDKIVDCPPTFTMYEFDAAVNGAFVIKVPRKADFSLNVEQITDVVEREKPKCIFLTSPNNPDGSIIDDEVLMKILELPILVVLDEAYIEFSGIESKMKWVKKHENLIVLRTFSKRAGLAGLRVGYGAFPLSIIEYLWRAKQPYNVSVAAEVSACAALQNPSYLEKVKDALVQERLRLYNFLKEVPFLNPYPSHSNFILCEVASGMDAKKLKEDLAKMGVMIRHYNNKELKGYVRMSVGKPEHTDALMNCLRLLS